Proteins from a genomic interval of Caulobacter sp. NIBR1757:
- a CDS encoding aldo/keto reductase, which produces MDYVRLGNTGLKVSRLCLGCMTYGSPAWRPWVLDEAAAEPFFKAAIEGGINFFDTADMYSNGVSEQVTGKWLREFSRRSDTVIATKVFFPHGPGPNAGGLSRKHIMEAVDRSLKNLGTDYIDLYQIHRFDPATPIEETLEALHDVVKAGKARYIGASSMFAWQFAKMLATSEQHGWTKFVSMQPQYNLVYREEEREMLPLCKDAGVGVIPWSPLARGFLAGGRAKPGEGNTERARTDEFSPRLYYRDADHAVVDAVEAIAKARGVSNTQVALAWVLRNDAITAPIVGASKLHHLSEALAALDLELTDDEVKALEKPYQPKPVLDHS; this is translated from the coding sequence ATGGATTACGTCCGCCTCGGCAACACCGGCCTGAAGGTCTCACGCCTTTGTCTCGGCTGTATGACGTACGGATCGCCCGCCTGGCGTCCATGGGTGCTGGACGAGGCCGCCGCCGAGCCCTTCTTCAAGGCCGCCATCGAGGGCGGCATCAACTTCTTCGACACCGCCGACATGTACTCGAACGGGGTCAGCGAGCAGGTCACCGGCAAATGGCTGCGCGAGTTCTCCCGCCGCAGTGACACCGTCATCGCCACCAAGGTCTTCTTCCCGCACGGCCCCGGCCCCAACGCCGGCGGCCTGTCGCGCAAGCACATCATGGAGGCGGTCGACCGCTCCCTGAAGAACCTCGGCACCGACTACATCGACCTCTACCAGATCCACCGCTTCGATCCGGCCACCCCCATCGAGGAGACGCTGGAGGCGCTGCATGACGTCGTGAAGGCCGGCAAGGCCCGCTACATTGGGGCCAGCTCGATGTTCGCCTGGCAATTCGCAAAGATGCTGGCCACGTCCGAACAGCACGGCTGGACGAAGTTCGTCTCCATGCAGCCGCAGTACAACCTGGTCTACCGCGAGGAAGAGCGCGAGATGCTGCCGCTGTGCAAGGACGCCGGCGTCGGGGTCATCCCCTGGTCGCCGCTGGCCCGCGGCTTCCTGGCCGGCGGCCGCGCCAAGCCGGGCGAGGGCAATACCGAGCGGGCCCGCACCGACGAATTCAGCCCCCGCCTCTACTACCGCGACGCCGACCACGCCGTCGTCGATGCGGTCGAGGCGATCGCAAAAGCCCGCGGCGTCTCCAACACCCAGGTCGCCCTGGCCTGGGTCTTGCGCAACGACGCCATTACCGCGCCGATCGTTGGCGCCAGCAAGCTGCACCACCTGTCGGAAGCCCTGGCGGCGCTCGACCTCGAATTGACGGATGACGAGGTCAAGGCGCTGGAGAAGCCTTACCAGCCGAAGCCGGTGCTGGATCACAGCTAG
- a CDS encoding sulfotransferase domain-containing protein, whose translation MSLATDSMALAGRDLENDIQAFHLVRYASSVDGFLATAKNSGTHWLRFMASHAIAHRLCLPSPETSSGPGSDDFIGHPKHARVHPTAPRIGSSHNIPSRLITVAAEVGMLDLPPTVVLVRDPREALASYYVKWAETYELGTFSEFLRRPAPGKKKIDDVWWFVRFFNRWGALAAALPDRVLVLKHEELKADPGAGVRRFWAHFGVRLDSDDVAAAVAVSSKAAVAARLDPAYGEAIVPSEAKRAVVWSDEDRAWLSALLRGHLRHDFGYLGH comes from the coding sequence ATGAGTTTGGCAACGGACAGCATGGCGCTGGCGGGACGCGACCTGGAAAACGATATCCAGGCCTTCCACCTCGTCCGTTACGCCTCGTCGGTCGATGGCTTCCTGGCGACGGCGAAGAACAGCGGCACCCATTGGCTGAGGTTCATGGCCAGCCACGCCATCGCCCACCGGCTGTGCCTGCCCTCGCCGGAGACCTCAAGCGGGCCGGGCAGCGACGATTTCATCGGCCATCCCAAGCATGCGCGCGTGCACCCGACGGCGCCGCGCATCGGCAGCTCGCACAACATTCCCTCGCGGCTGATCACCGTGGCGGCGGAGGTCGGGATGCTGGACCTGCCGCCGACCGTGGTGCTGGTCCGCGACCCGCGCGAGGCCTTGGCCAGCTATTATGTGAAATGGGCGGAGACCTACGAACTGGGCACGTTCTCGGAGTTCCTGCGGCGGCCGGCGCCGGGGAAGAAGAAGATCGATGACGTCTGGTGGTTCGTGCGGTTCTTCAATCGCTGGGGCGCCCTGGCGGCGGCGCTGCCGGACCGGGTGCTGGTGCTGAAGCACGAGGAGCTCAAGGCCGATCCCGGCGCCGGGGTGCGGCGGTTCTGGGCCCACTTCGGCGTCCGGCTGGACAGCGACGACGTGGCGGCGGCGGTGGCGGTGTCGAGCAAGGCGGCGGTGGCGGCCAGGCTGGACCCGGCCTACGGCGAGGCCATCGTGCCCAGCGAGGCGAAGCGGGCGGTCGTCTGGAGCGACGAGGACCGGGCCTGGCTGTCAGCGCTGCTGCGCGGCCATCTGCGGCACGACTTCGGGTATCTGGGCCACTAG
- the ppk2 gene encoding polyphosphate kinase 2 produces the protein MGKDSEAYDAELIALQTAIVSWRKWSMDQSEKVLVIFEGRDAAGKDGTIRRIVAHLPPRTTPVVALPKPSDREQSQWYFQRFASHLPAAGDCVIFNRSWYNRGGVEPVMGFCTAEQHEAFLVAAPDFEQLLVREGIKIIKLWLDISKDEQAKRLKNRHLDPLKALKTSPLDAEAQKRWDDYSGARDLMLIRTHTEAAPWTCVRADHKKAARIAVMRHLLHAVAPARLRKGVAKPDPTVLFPFEASALTDGRLER, from the coding sequence ATGGGAAAAGATTCCGAAGCCTACGACGCCGAACTCATCGCCTTGCAGACCGCCATCGTCAGCTGGCGAAAATGGTCGATGGACCAGAGCGAGAAGGTGCTGGTCATTTTCGAGGGCCGCGACGCGGCCGGCAAGGACGGCACGATCCGCCGCATCGTCGCGCACCTGCCGCCCCGCACCACGCCGGTCGTCGCCCTGCCCAAGCCCTCCGACCGGGAGCAGTCCCAGTGGTACTTCCAGCGCTTCGCCTCGCATCTGCCGGCGGCCGGGGACTGCGTGATCTTCAACCGCTCCTGGTACAATCGCGGCGGGGTGGAGCCGGTGATGGGCTTCTGCACGGCGGAACAGCACGAGGCCTTCCTCGTCGCCGCGCCCGATTTCGAACAGCTGCTGGTCCGCGAGGGCATCAAGATCATCAAGCTCTGGCTCGACATCAGCAAGGACGAGCAGGCCAAGCGGCTGAAGAACCGCCACCTCGACCCGCTCAAGGCCCTGAAGACCAGTCCCCTCGACGCCGAGGCCCAGAAGCGCTGGGACGACTATTCGGGGGCCCGCGACCTGATGCTGATCCGCACCCATACCGAGGCCGCGCCCTGGACCTGTGTCCGCGCCGACCACAAGAAGGCCGCCCGCATCGCGGTGATGCGCCACCTGCTGCACGCCGTCGCCCCGGCCCGGCTGCGCAAGGGGGTGGCCAAACCCGACCCGACGGTGCTGTTCCCGTTCGAGGCGTCGGCGCTCACCGATGGGCGGCTGGAGCGCTAA
- a CDS encoding 16S rRNA (uracil(1498)-N(3))-methyltransferase — protein MIRLFVNDELKAGAPIAPGMEASRYLIAVMRLAIGSEVLLFNGRDGEWRATVVDPDKRRCRLTVGSRVRAQETGPDLTLVMALVKRGRLETIIEKAAELGAARVQLVLTRRTNADKANVERLQAIAIEAAEQTGRLDVPEILPPVKLSKLIEAWDSTRRLMFCDETGGAPVLQALSGAEGGPWAILIGPEGGFDPEEAERLRAMDCASVVSLGPRILRADTAAISAMTLWQASVGDWRG, from the coding sequence ATGATCCGTCTCTTCGTAAACGACGAGCTGAAGGCCGGAGCGCCCATCGCGCCGGGCATGGAAGCCTCCCGCTATCTGATCGCCGTCATGCGTCTGGCCATCGGCTCGGAAGTGCTGCTGTTCAACGGCCGCGACGGCGAATGGCGGGCCACCGTCGTCGATCCGGACAAGCGGCGGTGCCGGCTGACGGTCGGCTCGCGGGTGCGGGCCCAGGAGACGGGCCCGGACCTGACGCTGGTCATGGCCCTGGTCAAGCGCGGGCGGCTGGAGACGATCATCGAGAAGGCGGCCGAGCTGGGCGCGGCCCGGGTGCAGCTGGTGCTGACCCGGCGGACCAACGCCGACAAGGCCAATGTCGAGCGGCTGCAGGCCATTGCCATCGAGGCGGCGGAGCAGACCGGGCGGCTGGACGTGCCGGAGATTTTGCCCCCGGTAAAATTGTCGAAGCTGATCGAGGCCTGGGATTCTACCCGGAGGCTGATGTTCTGCGACGAGACCGGCGGGGCGCCCGTGCTGCAGGCGCTGAGCGGGGCGGAAGGCGGACCATGGGCCATCCTGATCGGGCCGGAGGGCGGTTTCGATCCGGAGGAGGCCGAGCGGCTGCGGGCCATGGATTGCGCAAGCGTGGTGTCGCTCGGCCCACGCATCCTGCGAGCCGACACGGCGGCGATCAGCGCCATGACTCTGTGGCAGGCGTCGGTGGGCGACTGGCGCGGTTAG
- a CDS encoding glutamate--cysteine ligase: MADTGTDDRPLTLDQLTAYFADGCKPKSAWRVGAEHEKFGFNLADHSTVPYYGERGIEALLKGLMRFGWTPVLEDRADGGQTIIGLERNGANVSLEPGGQFELSGAPLKTMHDICSETGQHLDEVKTVADELGLGFLGLGFHPTIRRDQAEIMPKGRYVIMRRYMPLVGNLGLDMMLRTCTVQANLDFSSEADMVAKFRTSLALQPIATALFANSPFTEGRPNGFLSARANVWTDTDPDRTGLLNFVFEDGFGFETYARYALKVPMYFAKRKGLYIDLAGQSFEQFIDGKLPDMPGQRATMKDWADHTTTIFPEVRLKSYLEMRGADAGPWSRLCALPALWTGIFYDEAALAAAWDLCKDWTPEDREGLRRDVPRLGLKAQVAGRSARDVAVDMVAIARQGLKNRAELDGSFIDETTYLGELEEIADSGMTPADRLLEKFHGEWKGDIGRVFTDCAY, encoded by the coding sequence ATGGCGGATACCGGGACGGACGACCGTCCGCTGACGCTCGACCAGCTGACCGCCTATTTCGCCGACGGCTGCAAGCCGAAGAGCGCCTGGCGAGTCGGGGCCGAGCACGAGAAGTTCGGCTTCAACCTCGCCGACCATTCGACCGTGCCCTACTACGGCGAGCGCGGCATCGAGGCCCTGCTCAAGGGCCTGATGCGATTCGGCTGGACCCCGGTGCTGGAAGACCGGGCCGATGGCGGCCAGACCATCATCGGGCTGGAGCGCAATGGCGCCAACGTCAGCCTGGAGCCGGGCGGGCAGTTCGAGCTTTCCGGCGCGCCGCTGAAGACCATGCACGACATCTGTTCGGAGACCGGCCAGCACCTGGACGAGGTGAAGACCGTCGCCGACGAACTGGGCCTGGGGTTCCTGGGGCTCGGCTTCCACCCGACCATCCGCCGCGACCAGGCGGAGATCATGCCCAAGGGCCGCTATGTGATCATGCGGCGCTACATGCCGCTGGTCGGCAACCTCGGCCTCGACATGATGCTGCGCACCTGCACGGTGCAGGCCAATCTCGACTTTTCCAGCGAAGCCGACATGGTGGCCAAGTTCCGCACCAGCCTGGCGCTGCAGCCGATCGCGACGGCGCTGTTCGCCAACAGCCCCTTCACGGAAGGGCGGCCGAACGGCTTCCTGTCGGCGCGGGCCAACGTCTGGACCGACACCGATCCGGACCGCACCGGCCTGCTGAACTTTGTTTTCGAGGATGGCTTCGGCTTCGAGACCTACGCCCGCTATGCGCTGAAGGTCCCGATGTACTTCGCCAAGCGCAAGGGCCTGTACATCGACCTGGCCGGGCAGTCGTTCGAACAGTTCATCGACGGCAAGCTTCCCGACATGCCGGGCCAGCGGGCGACGATGAAGGACTGGGCCGACCACACCACCACCATCTTCCCGGAGGTGCGGCTGAAGTCCTATCTGGAGATGCGCGGCGCCGATGCCGGGCCCTGGAGCCGGCTCTGCGCTCTGCCGGCCCTGTGGACGGGCATCTTCTACGATGAGGCGGCGCTGGCCGCGGCCTGGGACCTCTGCAAGGACTGGACGCCGGAGGACCGCGAGGGCCTGCGCCGCGACGTGCCGCGCCTGGGGCTGAAGGCGCAGGTCGCCGGGCGTTCGGCGCGCGACGTGGCCGTCGACATGGTCGCCATCGCCCGCCAGGGCCTGAAGAACCGGGCCGAGCTGGACGGAAGTTTCATCGACGAGACCACCTACCTGGGCGAACTCGAGGAGATCGCCGACAGCGGCATGACCCCCGCCGACCGGCTGCTGGAGAAATTCCACGGCGAGTGGAAGGGCGACATTGGCCGGGTGTTCACGGACTGCGCCTACTGA
- a CDS encoding DUF427 domain-containing protein, whose translation MTEPYLKFTAAPGRVRALFEGHEIADSAHALVLNEGSYAPVVYFPREDVEMLALRRTDHSTRCPHKGAASYFTIYRDAKVIENAAWSYEDPIDGAGVIKDHIAFYPQHVEIERSPAGAEPELKVPPHDPPYADIDPLS comes from the coding sequence ATGACCGAGCCCTATCTGAAATTCACCGCCGCCCCGGGGCGCGTTCGCGCCCTGTTCGAGGGCCATGAGATCGCCGATTCCGCCCATGCCCTGGTGCTGAACGAGGGGTCCTACGCCCCGGTCGTCTATTTCCCTCGCGAGGATGTCGAGATGCTGGCCCTGCGCAGGACCGACCATTCGACCCGCTGCCCGCACAAGGGCGCGGCCAGCTATTTCACCATCTATCGCGACGCCAAGGTCATCGAGAACGCCGCCTGGAGCTACGAGGACCCGATCGACGGGGCCGGGGTGATCAAGGATCACATCGCCTTCTATCCGCAGCATGTGGAGATCGAGCGGAGCCCGGCCGGCGCCGAGCCCGAGCTGAAAGTCCCGCCGCACGATCCGCCGTACGCCGACATCGATCCGCTGAGCTAA